A segment of the Hemitrygon akajei chromosome 10, sHemAka1.3, whole genome shotgun sequence genome:
tgtggactcattgaaagggggcagggagagggtaatcatggttgggggaaaggagaggggagggagctggaagcaccagagagacattctgtaatgaaaaATATGCCAGCTGTTTGGAAACAAATGACCTTTTCTGGTGtttcagagctgggtgtgtctacaacccccccccccccccctgtcccccacacccctggcactcctcctctgccacctgtcccacagcctCCCAAAGCACTCAGTTCTCATCATTCCtaatatcctttgctcctgccagatttacaaactcacttccTGCTCCACGTTAACAAatgtgataataattttactttgaacttcatagAACAATGCAAGCTATATTCTAATAATTTATTATAATGTTCAGACTTTGAACACTGTAATAACTCAGAGTTAAAATACATTTTGATGGGTTCTAATGTGATGTATTGTTGCTGTTGGTCAGTTACCACGAAATAAATTTCTACAAAAGGCACCAAGGCCACCGGTAAAGTATTAAGCAAGAAGTGCATCATACCACTGACCAAGATCAGGTAAACCCTGAGACTGACATCAAATGAATGGACAAGCAGTATATTCAGTTACAAGTTATGGTAGTGCAGTTTGAACATTCAACCTAAGATGAATaagtataaattttacatcaataTTTCAGATCTATAAGACAGAAAAGTTCTGCTCAGCTGATCAGCAAGTATTAATGTTTCAAGTttgctttcctcctcctgtaatgatggaactttgaactctggctgGCCAAATTGTTTCTTGTGTAGCATCTTCTGATGCTAAAAAATTCTGGGTTTAGAAATTTCTCCTTGGTTCCATGCTGGATTTTTTAATGAAATTTTATAATTATTTCTCCTATTTTGGGACTCCCTCAAAACCTCTCTAATGAATTCCAGTGAAGTCTTTTAATAATCTTGAAGACCACTAATTGAGTCAAGTAGTCATAGTAaagtacaacatagaaacaggccatttggcccatccagtccatgctaaaccatttaaactgtgccagggccatagccctccatacccctaacatctacctatctatgcaaacttctcttaaaagttgaaattgagctcatgtgcaccacttgcactggcagcttgttccatactctcTCAACCCTCCGAGGGAAGAAGTTTCCCcacatattccccttaaactttttaccttttgccctttacccatgacctctcatTCTTGTCCACCCACCCTCATTGGCaaatgcctgcttgcacttaacctatctattactctcataattttatatagctctatcaaatctcctctcagtcttctatgttccagtgaaTATTGTCCCAACCtagtcaatctttccctatagctcaggtcctcccatccgggcaacatccttgtaaattttctccgcaaTCTTTCAACTTTATCCACCTTCTTAAATTTCTTAACTTGTCTAACCTTTCATTTCCCATATCGATTTAGTCAATATTTTTACAAAATCTCCAGTGTCTCTATACATAATGTGAAAATCAGAACAGTTCACATAACTTTGTTGAAGTGTAATAAAGATTTTACCACATTTAATTTAAATTCCTTATACTTCCAATCTATCACTCTGTAAATGAAATTATAAGCTGTGCTGGCTGTTTTAATTCCATTATCAACTACTTTACCTGGTATCTCCTGGGCACCTAGGCAATGATGTCTTCTGGGACAACATATGAAAATTGGATCAGAAGTACCACTATGCTAGAAAGCACAAAATCAAATTTTCATGCTAATGTAAAACCACCCAGTAATGGTCATGTTTCACTCTGGAACAAAAATTACTTTCAATAGCATGTCGAGGAATAAACAGTGTTACATGATAACATTTCAAATGAGATTATCTTAAAATGTTGTAAACTACATAGATTAAAATGACTGTTTAATTTTTGGAAATGGAATCCATTAATAGTAACTGCTGGAGCTGAAGTACAGTTGGGATATAGGATATAAATGTAACTCTTGCTTTGGCTAGTGGCTTAATAAAGGGGATGATAGCCcctggcctggccaaacttaagaaatctcatttgggtggatgctgcatgatgtgtcctctgttacaaatcagtgccacgaaataaacagtacacaatatgcaattaaacaattgagctttataattcttaatttgacgtTGCGGTTAgtagagaaaacaaaaaaaaggaaaagggcccattctcatgaaacagtctattgtgcaatgttggagctcactggtCAGGccgttcgtccaccatcaacctcCTCTGATCATTGCTGACCTTTGAACCCTTGCTCCAAGTCCATTCCGTCCcgtggtctaccaactctctgcattcacgtcttctctcctcatctctccctggcaaaagacccCGAATTCtcagctcccagacacacaaggaagaacaacatcctgctcattggctaacatgctccgttatctctagtcataacccaaacattgctgttacagagaaaccattacctcagcagtggaatattacagagaggccattacattagcagtgaaactttaCAGTATGTTACACAAGTATACATAGAAAGataaaaaatctacagcacattagaggccctttgccccacgatgttgtgccgaccatgtaacctactctagaaactgcctagaattaccctagcgcatagccatctatttttctgagctccatgtacctatctaagcatctcttaaaataccttattgtatctgtttctaccaacttcactggcagtgcattccacacaaccaccactctgtgtgtgaacaACTTgcacctgacatcccctctgtacctacttccaagaaccttaaaactatgccctatcatattagccatttcatccctggggaaaaagcctctggctatccacatgatcgatgcctctcatcatcttatacacctctcatcctccgtcactccaaggtgaaaaggctgaattcactcaacctattctcataagtcatgctctccaatctaggcaacatccttgtaaatcttctctgtactctctctatagtatccacatccttcctgtagtgaggtgaccaaaaatggaacacagtactccaagtagggtctaccTAAGctcttataaagctgtaacattacctcaccactcttgaactgaatcccatggttgatgaaggccatcacaccatacgccaccttaaccacatagtcaacctgtgcagcacttttgagtgtcctatggacacaaacTCCAAGTTTtaactgatcctccacactgccaagagtcttaccattaatattatatcctgtcttcaaatttgacctactgaaataaaccacttcacatttatctgggttgaactctacctgccacttctcagtccagttctgcatcctatcgatgtcatgctgtaacctctgacagccctccagactatccacaacacccccaacttctgtgtcatcagcaaaaacttactaaccctcccttctacttcctcactcagctcatttataaaaatcacaaagaggcggggtcccagaacagatccctggtatATAATACTGGAAGTACTCAGCGAGTCcagaagcatctatggagagagaaacagagctgATCTATTTCTTTCGGCGCAGATGCTAGCTGACCACATTTCTAGTATTTTCCAATTTTATTTCAGATAACCAACTTCTGAAGTTCCCCCTGACCATTCAACAAGGAATACAAAATCTGCCTATAGGAGACAATCAAAAATCCAGCATCCACGGCTTACCTTTGGAGAAAAAAGTAATTTTGAAATTTCATTTTAAAGCAGAATTGAGTTCAAGTACATACTCTGCAGATATGATTTGATATCAAAATAGCAGTATTATTTAATTAACAAAGAGCTATAGGATTAAATTGACATTAAATTATATCTTTGTTTTCCTATGGCAGGGAGATGGAGATGATCCTCGGAGTCAAGAAGTCATAACTCGATCCCTCCACTGGGCAGATGGTTTTGTTTTGGTCTTTTCGCTTACAGACACAGACAGCTGGAAAACTCTCCGCCCACTCCATCAGCAAATCAGGAAAATCTATCCCAACATCCGACTTCCATTTGTGTTGATAGGAAACAAAGCTGATTTACCTCACGCACGGCAAGTTGAAACAACTGAAGGGATCCAGTTGGCAAATGAGATGGGAGGTGCTTACTATGAAGTTTCTGCCAGAGAAAATTGTAATGAGGTCTATGATGCTTTCCATCAAGTCTGCCAAGAAGTTAGTAAAATGATGGGAAGCAGCAATGGAGAGAAGAGAAGAGGTCTGCTTTTAGCTAGGCCCAAATCACCAAACATGCAAGATTTTGGAAGGCGCTTGAAGCAAGCTCTATCATCTAAAGTAAAATCTACTAGTGCTATTTAACAGCACTTTTTTGCACAGGTTGCAAGGTTCATATCCATTGTATTTCCAGTTTACATGAGGGATGAATGGAAAGTATCTTCTGAGGACATCAATCAAGTGAATACTTGAAGATATTTTAAAGATTGGCATATGCAAATTGTAACTTAGTTGTAATTTTCAGTTTCCTTCTCCATGTATGCCATGTGACAAAATTTTAACTGCTGAATGTGTGTTATTATGTGTATACATAAtgaagaacttcagttcccagtgtgcaatgtgGGCGGTTCACCCGGAACTGTAAGTGATATTGGTGAGCTGGTTATGCGCGCTCAGTGTGAAGCTAGAAGCCACATactgctttatggaatcttggtgttgctgcttcatctgGTTCAATTCTCCCTTtcgtgcctttgagtttaccaatacccttctcaaacactttcttattagcattaagcagctgtgacaatCTTTGGGctgggctgcagttgcctgttgatgacacattgagagCCTTAATTGTGTGCCAATTTAGTTGGagttttctcaaccattcaagCCTTCCAGTTTTCAACATATAAATCCctaactgctgtgttttgcctctgtatgtcacattcactttcagtttgcctttgggagacactttctCACCTGGTAGGTCGTTAGCATCACCAAGCTTAGAAAACATTCTGTTGTAgtcaaagctgaccctgtatccagcttcaTTTTATGATTTTGCAATCTGCTTCAGTATCGCCATATAGTACTAGGCATGACAGCTCCCCtatgtcagactctgtgttgtctgcttcagtttcacattcagtcactttatgcatttgtttggttttgtgtttgaaacttttcactctgtgtgatttttctctttggttgtgcATTTTGTCTGACTTATACACTCTCTTTATGTGCCCTTgcctgtgacactttctgcaaacctttcctttgaaccaacagtcatttgcatcatggatgGATTTGCCACATCGGTAAcaattttggctttttgcaccattcagggacattttgtgaatttcacattctaaactcttTTTCTGTAATTCTGACTTGTCCTTTGGTGCTGTCTCTAATGATATTACAATGGTCAATGTCCATTCTAAGGTTaagtctctttctgacagtagaTTCTTCTGAGTGCTTTgattatgcatgccacatacaagcctgtcccttaatacaTCAGAAAG
Coding sequences within it:
- the LOC140734269 gene encoding ras-like protein family member 11A-like, whose product is MLLPHTTMSNNSSNFLLVPIPEVPVVDCLHNKNVKIAVLGARSVGKTALIVRFLTRRFIGDYEPNTGALYTRQMNIDGDQITLQVQDTPFIIQGDGDDPRSQEVITRSLHWADGFVLVFSLTDTDSWKTLRPLHQQIRKIYPNIRLPFVLIGNKADLPHARQVETTEGIQLANEMGGAYYEVSARENCNEVYDAFHQVCQEVSKMMGSSNGEKRRGLLLARPKSPNMQDFGRRLKQALSSKVKSTSAI